The following DNA comes from Microbacterium wangchenii.
CTCATCGCGATGCATCCGGCGTACCACGCCGGCTGAGGACGCTAACGCCGCGCGGGATCGGCGTCCGGGTCGATGTCCTCGTCGTCGGTGTCGGTGGCGCGCGTGGATGCGCGTGCCTGCTCCTCGGCGTCGAGTTCGGCCCGCACGTCCTCGCGGTAGCCGCTGCGGCGGATGCGGCGGAGCATGTCGACGACGAGCAGCACGACGGCCAGGGTGAGTACGGCGATCACGCCGAACCCCCACGGACCGGGGGTGACGAGCTCGGCCGGCGGCGCCTGGGGCGTAGGCGACGGAGTGGCGGCGGCGGCCATGAGCAGGTCGTACATTGGTCCTCGTTCCGCGCCGGAGCGCATAGCCTGGAAAGACCAGCCTAGAACGACCCGAGGAACGATGACCACGCAGCAGCTGCTCGACGAGCGATACGGCCGGCGGCGATCTCGGACCCGGCGCGTGGTGGGCTGGGTGATCGTCGGGGTGATCGCCGCGGCGCTCGTAATCGCACTCGGCTGGAGCACCGTCGCGCGCACGCTCAACGCCGTCGACGTCGTCGGCACCGGTTACGACGTCGCCGACGAGCGCACCGTCACGGTCGAGTTCCAGATCACCGCTCCCCCCGGCGCGGCCGTGGCATGCGCCCTGGAGGCCCAGGACGAGGAGCACGGAGTGGTGGGCTGGCGGATCGTGGAGTACCCCGCGGCCGAGGCGCATGAGCGCGCGTTCACCGAGACCATCCCCACGGTCGCCCTGGCCACCACGGGTTTGGTGAACAGCTGCTGGGTCCCGTAGCATATCCTGATACGACGCCCCGGCCTGAGCCGGGGCGTTTCGATATCCCGGGCCCGGTTCGTACCGGGCCACCCGAACGAAGGAGAGCGACGTGTCCAGCGACGCACAGGTGACGTTCCTCACCCAGGAGGCATACGATCGGCTCGCCGCCGAGCTCGAGCACCTCTCCACCACCGGGCGCGAGGAGATCGCCAAGCGCATCGAGTCCGCCCGCGAAGAGGGCGACCTCAAGGAGAACGGCGGCTACCACGCCGCCAAGGACGAGCAGGGCAAGCAGGAGGCGCGCATCCGCACGCTCCAGCAGCTGCTGAAGAACGCCAAGGTGGGAGTGGCTCCCCAGAGCACGGGCGTCGTGGAACCGGGCACCGTGGTGACGGCGCTCGTCGCCGGCGGTGAAGAGGTCTTCCTCCTGGGCAACCGCGAGATCGCCGTCGACTCCGAGCTCGACGTCTACAGCGAGGCCTCCCCGCTGGGCGCTGCGATCATCGGCATGCGCGAAGGCGACAAGGGCTCGTACACCGCACCGAACGGCCGGGAGATCCCGGTCGAGGTGGTCAAGGTGGAGACCTACTCGGGTCAGTGATCGGCCCCGGCCGGGAACGGGTCAGTCGGCGACGATCGT
Coding sequences within:
- a CDS encoding DUF4307 domain-containing protein — protein: MTTQQLLDERYGRRRSRTRRVVGWVIVGVIAAALVIALGWSTVARTLNAVDVVGTGYDVADERTVTVEFQITAPPGAAVACALEAQDEEHGVVGWRIVEYPAAEAHERAFTETIPTVALATTGLVNSCWVP
- the greA gene encoding transcription elongation factor GreA is translated as MSSDAQVTFLTQEAYDRLAAELEHLSTTGREEIAKRIESAREEGDLKENGGYHAAKDEQGKQEARIRTLQQLLKNAKVGVAPQSTGVVEPGTVVTALVAGGEEVFLLGNREIAVDSELDVYSEASPLGAAIIGMREGDKGSYTAPNGREIPVEVVKVETYSGQ